A genomic region of Nitrosopumilaceae archaeon contains the following coding sequences:
- a CDS encoding LamG-like jellyroll fold domain-containing protein, whose product NNNSWQYIVCTYDGSKNQNGMKIYVNGIKDKQGTNKAITYSISNNQNLAIGASANGIQAVKSGTLIDDLRIYNTQLSEFQVSVLYHAYRRS is encoded by the coding sequence TAAACAATAATTCGTGGCAGTATATTGTTTGTACATATGATGGTTCGAAAAATCAAAATGGCATGAAAATTTATGTGAACGGAATAAAGGATAAACAAGGAACCAATAAAGCTATAACATATTCCATATCAAATAATCAAAATTTAGCAATAGGTGCATCAGCAAATGGAATTCAAGCTGTTAAGAGCGGTACTCTAATTGATGATTTGAGAATTTACAATACCCAATTATCAGAATTCCAAGTATCTGTCCTATATCACGCATATAGGCGTTCATGA
- the wecB gene encoding UDP-N-acetylglucosamine 2-epimerase (non-hydrolyzing) has translation MKIASVVGARPNFIKLIPIHKAIRNSFDHRIIHTGQHYDYELSEIFFKEFNLPRPNFDLNVGSGTACYQISEMIKKLEKIFLATDFDLVIVYGDTNSTFAGALAANRCGIKVAHVEAGLRSFDRRMPEENNRVLTDHISEYLFAPTKTAVKNLNREHVTGQIMYTGDISVEIVNEAIRLSSRSEILNNLQIEPKSYVLVTMHRAENTLSENSLISVINAFEILSEMQIVFPIHPRTEKILKEKKLYERLKRCQNVKLIKPVGYIDFIKLMKNARRIVTDSGGIQKEGYLLSIPCITIRDNTEWVETVEMGWNILTGVHTKKIVKAVRHWEPSRTLKPIFGNGQTSKTIKELIVSLTKNNKR, from the coding sequence ATGAAAATTGCATCAGTAGTAGGAGCCAGACCAAATTTCATCAAATTAATTCCTATTCATAAAGCAATCAGGAACAGCTTTGATCATAGAATAATACATACAGGTCAGCACTACGACTATGAATTATCAGAAATTTTCTTTAAAGAATTCAATTTACCAAGACCTAATTTTGATCTAAATGTAGGTTCAGGTACTGCCTGCTATCAGATCAGCGAAATGATTAAGAAGCTTGAAAAAATTTTTCTGGCGACAGATTTTGATTTAGTAATTGTTTACGGCGATACTAATTCTACTTTTGCAGGTGCACTTGCGGCAAATAGATGTGGTATAAAGGTAGCGCATGTAGAAGCAGGCTTGCGAAGTTTCGACAGACGCATGCCGGAAGAAAACAACAGAGTGTTAACAGATCATATTAGCGAATATCTGTTTGCACCAACAAAGACAGCTGTCAAGAACTTGAATAGAGAACATGTAACTGGACAGATAATGTACACTGGTGACATTTCGGTTGAAATTGTGAATGAAGCTATCAGGCTATCATCAAGATCCGAAATTCTGAATAATCTTCAAATTGAACCAAAATCGTATGTTCTTGTCACGATGCATAGAGCCGAAAATACTTTATCTGAGAATTCATTAATCTCAGTCATCAATGCATTTGAGATACTATCGGAAATGCAAATAGTATTTCCAATCCATCCAAGAACAGAGAAAATACTAAAAGAAAAAAAATTGTATGAACGTCTTAAGAGATGTCAAAATGTGAAACTAATCAAACCAGTAGGGTATATTGACTTCATAAAGTTAATGAAAAATGCCAGAAGGATAGTAACCGACTCGGGCGGAATACAAAAAGAGGGATATCTCCTATCCATCCCTTGTATAACAATTCGAGACAACACAGAATGGGTAGAAACTGTAGAGATGGGTTGGAATATTCTTACTGGTGTTCATACTAAAAAGATTGTTAAAGCTGTGAGGCATTGGGAGCCTTCACGTACCCTAAAACCAATTTTTGGTAATGGTCAAACATCCAAAACTATCAAGGAATTAATTGTATCACTGACCAAGAATAATAAAAGGTAG
- a CDS encoding glycosyltransferase, producing MLIKNKTGENLSICIITSWFPNKKQPGFGTFIYLFAKSLAKFGVKVSLIVPLVGEEELVTSKDSITIYRIEGIRKGKFFLFSMMRLVNQIKPDIMHVQAPDFFSSTAIIVAKLKNIPIIATVHRGELVALGKLMHLVRKFALPRFKKIIAVSEFSKSLALNAGADVNKVMIIYNSCDESLFSRRDKLMARQRLGLPINKKVILYVGNLVKIKGVYTLIESCRILYSRIPNFFVLVVGDGIERVKLESLVASYGLGENIKFLGYLEPTTLPLYYNAADTFVLPSFVEGHSVALLEAMASGLPVVASMVGGNKETIEDGFNGFLFEAGDSVILAEKLIKILTDDNLRERMSTSGSEIYHKKFSAEVQIQNFLNLYRSLLNCSRSSSN from the coding sequence TTGTTAATAAAAAATAAAACTGGAGAAAATCTGAGTATTTGCATAATCACTTCGTGGTTTCCAAACAAGAAACAACCTGGTTTTGGTACATTTATTTATTTATTTGCAAAAAGTCTCGCAAAATTTGGTGTTAAGGTCTCATTGATAGTTCCTCTTGTAGGAGAAGAAGAACTAGTTACCTCAAAAGACTCAATTACGATATATAGGATAGAAGGGATAAGAAAAGGAAAATTCTTCTTATTTTCAATGATGAGATTGGTAAATCAAATAAAGCCAGATATTATGCATGTTCAAGCGCCTGATTTTTTTTCCAGTACTGCAATAATTGTGGCCAAACTCAAGAATATTCCCATCATTGCCACTGTGCACAGAGGTGAATTAGTTGCACTTGGAAAATTAATGCATCTTGTTAGAAAATTTGCATTACCTCGGTTTAAAAAAATAATTGCCGTTTCAGAGTTTTCGAAATCACTTGCTCTAAATGCTGGAGCAGATGTGAATAAAGTTATGATTATTTATAATTCGTGTGACGAAAGTCTTTTTTCACGACGAGATAAATTGATGGCAAGACAGAGACTAGGTCTTCCTATTAACAAGAAAGTAATATTGTATGTAGGGAATTTGGTTAAAATAAAAGGCGTTTACACACTTATTGAATCTTGCAGAATTCTATATTCACGAATACCGAACTTTTTTGTTCTTGTTGTTGGAGATGGCATAGAACGGGTAAAATTGGAATCACTTGTGGCTTCATATGGCCTTGGTGAAAATATAAAATTCCTTGGATACTTGGAACCAACCACGCTTCCTCTATATTATAACGCCGCAGACACTTTTGTTCTTCCTTCATTTGTAGAAGGTCACTCAGTTGCACTTTTAGAGGCAATGGCTTCTGGATTGCCTGTAGTAGCTTCCATGGTGGGTGGAAATAAGGAAACAATAGAAGATGGGTTTAACGGTTTTCTTTTTGAGGCTGGTGATTCTGTAATCCTCGCAGAAAAACTCATCAAAATACTAACAGATGATAACCTCCGTGAAAGAATGTCCACAAGCGGTTCAGAGATATACCATAAAAAATTTAGCGCTGAAGTTCAGATTCAAAACTTTCTGAATCTTTATCGATCGTTGCTAAATTGCTCAAGATCATCTTCTAATTAA